The segment taatataaatattaaaattttattttattttcttattgagagcatatttattattataattatcatTATCGGCTTAAAACTCAAATAAATTTGGGTCAAATTCTATTAAATTTGTAGATCGAGTTTGTTTtctacgatattatgattgtataAATATTTGTCAGCCCAGAGTAGGATATATGTCTATAtacatgaaatttatttaatatatcgtattaataaataatactcatatcatataaatatataaacactgccattttaaggaaaaaaaaaggataaaaacACTCAACAATATTCTACTTGATAAATGAAAAATGACATTAAAGTTATCGGTTTGAGTCCAATTGTCAGCAAACTACAGCCAGCTGTGTTTTTTTTTCGGCCAGCAAGTTAAATGGTTCATTGGTCTGAGAAATCAACGTTTTAGAATAAATGCAAAAAATATTTAatacaattatttaattattttttcttatttcatgtCAGTGGACTGATGTTCtttataacatccaaattatCGTTCTTcacaatatttattttgataatttggtcctttctattTGCCCCGGAAGTTCCACCAAGTTTTTGTATTTTGTCCTTACCCAAGTTATTCAATATTAAAACATAAGCATTTCTTGTTCATTGTTCAACGTCATAACGGTGGCCGTCCACAACCACCGTTTCCGGCGGTTGTCATGGCAGGCAATTACTTCCCTCGGCTAATATTCATATCAGTTTTTATCTTCAAACTCTTAATCACCATTGTTAATGGTGCTGATATTTTCTTAGAGTGGAATGTGGCCATTAATACAACAGTTCATCCATTTTCTGAAGAACAACCTGTAAGCTGGTTTTAATGATGTTTGTCTTCTGTTAAAAAGCAtcatttaaaacatgtttttttaACCGTccttttactctttttttttttttttttggggggcgcGGTTTATTTGATTTGCATTAATTATCTGAGATGTGTTCTTTATAGGTTATTACCATCAATGGAATGTTTCCAGGTCCTCTTATCAATGCCACAACCAATGATGTAATTCATGTCAATGTGTTCAACAATATAGATGAACCACTACTATTTACATGGTAAGAAAACCCCAGTTTTTCTCTATGTTATTCAAATTCGATCATGCAAACACTGCTATGTGTCCGACACAAGCATTCAACGTGTTAGATTTGGGGTTCGGATTCCAACAGCGGCTATCCCTTCCATGCTGCGGACTCTTTTGTACCGGAAAACTTAGGGTTTTCGATGTTGATGGTGGTGCAGGAATGGGATAGAACAAAGGCTAAACTCATGGCAGGATGGAGTTTCAGGAACAAACTGTCCAATCCAACCTGGTAAGAACTGGACTTATGAGTTTCAGGTGAAGGACCAAATTGGGACATTCATCTATTTCCCCTCCATCAACTTCTTGAAAGCCGGTGGTGGGTTCGGTCCGATTCGAGTTAACAATCGTCCGGTGATCACAATACCCTTCCCGAAACCCGAGGCCGAATTTGATCTTCTTATCGGAGATTGGTATCTAAAAAGTTACAAGGTAATTAGTATTTTCTTACACCCTgattatgatttttcaaatttatataaaaattataaatttgtatCGAATAGCATATGATTTCACTGCATCATACAGGAAATTAGGTCCTTGATCTCAAACAAATCAACGGCCAATGATAGCTCTCCTGATAAAATCTTGATGAATGGAAAGGGCTCTTATTTCGATAATGATTCAAGAGTCTTTGAATCCTTTACTGTAACAAAAGGTACGAATTCATTTATCACACGTATATTTAATATTCATACTATAGTTTCctctttgtttaatcatttctTCTATATGGGATGTCCAGGTAAGACATACTGGTTCAGGATATCGAATGTTGGAACCGCTTGGAGTGTCAACTTCAGGATTCAGAATCATCGGATGGTATTGGTTGAAACAGAAGGATCGTATGTCAATCAGATGGCATTAGATTCTCTGGACGTACACGTCGGACAATCTTACTCTGTGCTCGTCACAGCAGATCAAGAAGAACAAGATTATTACATTGTGGCGGCTCCTAAACAGATCAATGCCACTGGGACCAGCAATCTTATCGGTGTTGCAGTGTTGCGCTATGGGAACTCTGTAATTCCTCCTAGAGGTGCTCTTCCACCGGGCCCCGACCCCTTCGATATCCAATTCTCCGTTAACCAAGCTAAATCCATCAGGTAAATCGAGAAACTGAAAACTGAACCTGTTCGATTTTGGGCAACTAAACATATTATTGTGTTATTTTGTGGAGGTGGAATTTGACGGCGGGAGCTGCTAGG is part of the Gossypium arboreum isolate Shixiya-1 chromosome 5, ASM2569848v2, whole genome shotgun sequence genome and harbors:
- the LOC108451186 gene encoding monocopper oxidase-like protein SKU5, with the protein product MAGNYFPRLIFISVFIFKLLITIVNGADIFLEWNVAINTTVHPFSEEQPVITINGMFPGPLINATTNDVIHVNVFNNIDEPLLFTWNGIEQRLNSWQDGVSGTNCPIQPGKNWTYEFQVKDQIGTFIYFPSINFLKAGGGFGPIRVNNRPVITIPFPKPEAEFDLLIGDWYLKSYKEIRSLISNKSTANDSSPDKILMNGKGSYFDNDSRVFESFTVTKGKTYWFRISNVGTAWSVNFRIQNHRMVLVETEGSYVNQMALDSLDVHVGQSYSVLVTADQEEQDYYIVAAPKQINATGTSNLIGVAVLRYGNSVIPPRGALPPGPDPFDIQFSVNQAKSIRWNLTAGAARPNPQGSFNVSNVTLSQSFILQSSVVEIDGEFRYTVNNVSYVTPETPLKLADAFASGGNGVYVLDKFSTNSSNVEAVNGVFVASGIHHGWIELVLKNDLDFIHTWHLDGYSFFVVGFGDEQWTPNSRFSYNTYDPVARSTIQVYPRRWIAVYAYLDNPGMWNLRSQHLKNWYLGQELYLSVYDPDPNPDKEKKPPENMLLCG